In Mucilaginibacter celer, one DNA window encodes the following:
- the dxs gene encoding 1-deoxy-D-xylulose-5-phosphate synthase, whose protein sequence is MQVPAGNLLQKINYPSDLKQLNENELEQVCQELRQYIIDVVSVNGGHFAASLGVVELTVALQYVLNTPYDQLVWDVGHQAYGHKILTGRRDQFHTNRIHGGISGFPKRSESEYDTFGVGHSSTSISAALGMAVASQYKGETDRQHVAVIGDGSMTAGMAFEALNHAGIENSNLLVILNDNNMAIDPNVGALKEYLTDITTSKPYNRFRDDIAHVLAKLSSIGPDAFKVAQKLEKSIKGTLLKRSNFFEALKFRYFGPIDGHDVNHLIKVLKDLRDIPGPKLLHCITVKGKGYALAEKDQTKWHAPGLFDKITGEIKKAKYDKPQPPKYQDVFGHSIIELAEQNPKIMGITPAMPSGCSLNLMMKAMPNRAFDVGIAEQHAVTFSAGLATQGLTPFCNIYSSFMQRAYDQVIHDVAIQKLNVVFCLDRAGFAGADGATHHGAYDLAYMRCIPNMTVSAPMNEEELRNLMYTAQQENMGPFVIRYPRGNGVMVDWQRPFKAIPVGKGRKVCDGDDVAILSIGAIGNEVIKATATLNAEGYNPAHYDLRFVKPLDEALLHEVFKNFDKVITVEDGCLEGGMGSAVLEFMIDNGYTNIRVKRLGIPDEFIEHGDQPELWAECGYDATGIARQVRNMAEKRSVNTIAS, encoded by the coding sequence ATGCAGGTACCGGCCGGAAATTTATTACAAAAAATAAATTATCCATCTGATTTAAAGCAACTTAACGAGAACGAGCTTGAACAGGTGTGCCAGGAGCTACGCCAGTATATTATTGACGTGGTATCGGTTAACGGCGGTCACTTTGCCGCCAGTTTGGGCGTTGTTGAGCTTACTGTTGCTTTGCAATACGTACTCAATACTCCTTACGACCAGTTGGTTTGGGATGTAGGCCACCAGGCTTACGGTCATAAAATACTAACCGGCCGCCGCGATCAGTTTCACACCAACCGCATTCACGGCGGTATCAGCGGTTTTCCAAAACGATCAGAAAGCGAGTATGATACCTTTGGTGTTGGTCACTCTTCAACTTCGATATCGGCCGCTTTAGGAATGGCCGTGGCATCGCAATACAAAGGCGAAACCGACAGGCAGCACGTTGCCGTTATTGGTGATGGCTCGATGACTGCCGGTATGGCTTTCGAGGCATTGAACCACGCGGGTATCGAAAACTCAAACCTGTTGGTGATTTTGAATGATAATAACATGGCTATCGACCCTAACGTTGGTGCCCTGAAAGAATATCTTACCGATATTACCACCTCAAAGCCATACAACCGTTTCAGGGATGATATTGCCCATGTATTGGCCAAGCTATCATCAATTGGTCCGGACGCTTTTAAGGTAGCCCAAAAGCTTGAAAAAAGCATTAAAGGTACCCTGCTTAAACGGAGCAACTTTTTTGAGGCGCTTAAATTCAGGTATTTTGGCCCTATAGATGGTCATGATGTAAACCACCTGATTAAAGTGTTGAAGGATTTGCGCGATATTCCTGGCCCGAAGTTATTGCATTGCATCACCGTAAAAGGTAAAGGCTATGCCCTTGCCGAAAAAGACCAGACCAAGTGGCATGCCCCCGGTTTATTTGATAAAATTACCGGCGAGATAAAAAAAGCCAAATATGATAAGCCGCAACCGCCGAAATACCAGGACGTGTTTGGCCATAGCATTATTGAACTGGCCGAACAAAACCCTAAAATAATGGGTATCACCCCGGCTATGCCATCGGGCTGCTCATTAAACCTGATGATGAAGGCCATGCCTAACCGCGCGTTCGACGTAGGTATTGCCGAACAGCACGCTGTAACCTTCTCGGCCGGTTTAGCAACACAGGGGCTTACCCCATTCTGTAATATTTACTCCAGCTTTATGCAGCGGGCTTACGACCAGGTTATCCATGACGTGGCCATCCAAAAGCTCAACGTGGTATTCTGCCTTGACCGTGCCGGTTTTGCCGGTGCCGATGGAGCTACGCACCACGGCGCTTATGATCTGGCTTACATGCGTTGTATCCCCAATATGACGGTATCGGCCCCCATGAACGAGGAAGAACTGCGCAACCTGATGTATACCGCCCAGCAGGAAAACATGGGCCCTTTTGTGATCCGCTACCCCCGCGGTAACGGTGTAATGGTTGATTGGCAGCGCCCTTTTAAAGCCATCCCGGTTGGCAAAGGCCGCAAAGTTTGCGACGGCGATGATGTAGCTATACTATCTATTGGCGCTATTGGCAACGAGGTTATAAAAGCAACTGCAACCCTTAACGCCGAAGGCTATAACCCCGCTCATTATGATCTGCGCTTTGTAAAACCGCTTGACGAAGCTTTACTGCACGAAGTGTTTAAAAATTTTGATAAAGTGATCACTGTTGAGGATGGCTGCCTGGAAGGCGGTATGGGCAGCGCGGTACTTGAGTTTATGATTGATAATGGCT